One part of the Ralstonia pickettii genome encodes these proteins:
- the tnpA gene encoding IS66-like element accessory protein TnpA, producing the protein MIQDEIDLFPLQAVRVRSNGKRDYEPAAKRRLIEFCLQSGASVSGTALKAGINANQLRKWIRDYRDSVQARGALPAFVPVVQEVQDSRPIETLAKVAVPRHEAASATGDPPPRQAQPLALLSAKLPNGVSLELECSERDVGLVKAMIEALSGDR; encoded by the coding sequence ATGATCCAAGACGAGATTGACCTATTTCCGCTGCAGGCGGTGCGAGTCCGCTCCAATGGGAAGCGCGACTACGAGCCAGCGGCCAAGCGGCGTCTGATTGAGTTCTGTCTTCAATCGGGAGCATCGGTCTCGGGCACGGCGCTCAAGGCCGGTATCAACGCTAACCAGTTGCGCAAATGGATTCGGGACTACCGAGATTCAGTGCAGGCGCGAGGTGCGTTGCCGGCATTCGTGCCGGTTGTCCAGGAGGTTCAGGATTCGCGGCCAATCGAGACACTTGCAAAGGTTGCGGTGCCGCGTCACGAAGCGGCATCAGCGACTGGCGATCCGCCACCGCGGCAAGCGCAACCGCTGGCGCTCTTGAGCGCAAAGCTGCCCAACGGTGTATCACTTGAGCTCGAATGCAGCGAGCGAGACGTTGGGCTCGTAAAGGCAATGATCGAAGCACTGAGTGGAGACCGTTGA
- a CDS encoding PelD GGDEF domain-containing protein: protein MKTESASSAQSAGRPGADARAQGGRNERRRNAQGIGASTWYGRLIAPAVSSPSAVLETLGAAVAAIGIVWLFVPDNPLLLGYGFPWMWLVPLILALRYGTLLGALAALVVLGAWAVFYGQTAAAASFPRMYFLGGLMLVLIGGQYGDIWGARLSRARTVNGYLNDRLAALTKNHFLLRLSHERLENDLLAKPTTLRDTLTQLRNIALAAREHSSAENAPDVAQLPGAEPFLQWTAQACQLEVAAMVRVTGNRIDTEPVARVGAPFDIVADDPLIRHCIDTHTLGHPQAPELRTEDSSRYVACAPVLSGADELIGLVVVHQMPFLSLSFENLQFLLVLLGYYADGVRHLTVSSEILDLVPDAPYEFALDLGRLARLHRDTGIDSSVVALIFDKDEASDALFESVVRSRRALDVVWQASGKSRRAIITLMPLSGAGAVSAYLVRIEDSLRAQFGVDFEGGHITVQTLHVTGEHPGEALQRFLTRCHLDA from the coding sequence ATGAAGACCGAGTCGGCAAGTTCTGCCCAGTCGGCCGGCCGCCCTGGCGCCGATGCGCGCGCCCAGGGCGGGCGGAATGAGCGCCGGCGCAACGCGCAGGGCATTGGCGCCTCGACCTGGTACGGGCGCCTGATTGCTCCCGCTGTGTCGAGCCCGAGCGCCGTGCTCGAAACGCTGGGTGCTGCGGTGGCGGCCATCGGCATCGTGTGGCTGTTCGTGCCCGACAACCCGCTGCTGCTCGGCTACGGTTTTCCGTGGATGTGGCTGGTGCCGCTCATCCTGGCGCTGCGCTACGGCACGCTGCTCGGCGCACTTGCCGCGCTGGTCGTGCTGGGCGCCTGGGCCGTGTTCTACGGACAGACGGCCGCTGCCGCCAGCTTCCCGCGCATGTACTTTCTGGGCGGCCTGATGCTCGTGTTGATTGGGGGGCAGTACGGCGACATCTGGGGCGCGCGGTTGTCACGCGCCCGCACCGTCAATGGCTACCTGAACGACCGGTTGGCGGCGCTCACCAAAAACCACTTCCTGCTGCGCCTGTCGCACGAGCGCCTGGAGAATGACCTGCTGGCCAAGCCGACCACGCTGCGCGACACGCTTACGCAGCTGCGCAATATCGCGCTGGCCGCACGGGAGCACAGCAGCGCCGAGAACGCGCCTGACGTGGCGCAATTGCCCGGTGCCGAGCCGTTCCTGCAATGGACGGCGCAGGCCTGCCAGCTTGAAGTGGCCGCCATGGTGCGCGTGACAGGCAACCGCATCGATACCGAACCGGTGGCCCGCGTGGGCGCGCCGTTCGACATCGTTGCCGATGATCCGTTGATCCGCCATTGCATCGACACCCACACGCTGGGCCACCCGCAGGCGCCCGAGCTGCGCACGGAAGACAGCTCGCGCTACGTGGCGTGCGCGCCCGTGCTGTCGGGGGCGGACGAGTTGATCGGGCTGGTGGTCGTACACCAGATGCCGTTCCTCTCGCTGTCGTTCGAGAACCTGCAGTTCCTGCTCGTGCTGCTCGGCTACTACGCCGACGGCGTGCGCCACCTCACCGTCAGCTCGGAGATCCTGGATCTCGTGCCCGACGCGCCGTACGAGTTCGCGCTCGACCTCGGCCGGCTGGCGCGTCTGCATCGCGACACGGGTATCGACTCGTCGGTGGTGGCGCTCATCTTTGACAAGGATGAGGCCAGCGATGCGCTGTTCGAGAGCGTGGTGCGCAGCCGCCGCGCACTGGATGTGGTGTGGCAGGCCAGCGGCAAGAGCCGCCGCGCCATCATCACGCTGATGCCGCTGTCGGGCGCCGGTGCCGTGTCGGCCTATCTGGTGCGCATTGAAGACAGCCTGCGCGCGCAGTTCGGTGTCGATTTCGAGGGCGGGCACATCACCGTGCAGACGCTGCACGTGACGGGCGAGCACCCCGGCGAGGCGCTGCAGCGGTTCCTCACGCGCTGTCACCTCGATGCATAG
- the tnpB gene encoding IS66 family insertion sequence element accessory protein TnpB (TnpB, as the term is used for proteins encoded by IS66 family insertion elements, is considered an accessory protein, since TnpC, encoded by a neighboring gene, is a DDE family transposase.) — protein MFRLDAELRVYLHRDAVDFRKNINGLALLVEQTLGLDPFASAVFVFRNQRADRIKILGWDRNGFWLLLKRLEADRFAWPREAAVATLTVEQLHWLLEGIDIEAMRRHPHREYHRAA, from the coding sequence ATGTTTCGGCTCGACGCTGAGCTGCGGGTGTATCTGCATCGCGACGCAGTGGACTTCCGTAAGAACATCAACGGCCTGGCACTGCTGGTCGAGCAGACGCTCGGGCTGGATCCGTTTGCATCGGCTGTATTTGTGTTCCGTAACCAGCGGGCCGATCGCATCAAGATTCTCGGGTGGGATCGCAACGGCTTCTGGCTATTGTTGAAGCGATTGGAGGCGGACCGGTTTGCCTGGCCACGCGAGGCGGCTGTGGCTACGCTGACGGTCGAACAGTTGCACTGGCTGCTCGAGGGAATCGACATCGAGGCGATGCGCCGGCACCCGCACCGAGAATACCATCGCGCTGCGTGA
- the pelG gene encoding exopolysaccharide Pel transporter PelG has protein sequence MAGIGFELRKMLKRDSLLGLLRAYTYAGIISSGPWILSIVGILLIGILSLPFVVPGSLITQFQVSVTYLIAVSLILTGPLQLAFTRFTSDRLFEKREDLILPNYHAVSLVMTLVAGGLGLLVILFAFPQQSAIYRLLMLAGFVVMANIWIAVIFLSGMKQYKAIVWIFLIGYTLTVLLALLFNRLGLEGLLAGFVTGQLCLLIGMAALIYRNFSGRRFLSFEVFDRRFAYPSLMLIGLLYNLGIWLDKFMFWYAPGTGQQVIGPLNASVIYDIPVFLAYLGIIPGMAVFLVRIETDFVEYYDAFYDAVRGGASLEHIEDMRNTMVQTIRAGLYEIVKIQAMAALVLFAVGASVLRALQISELYLPLLYVDTIAASLQVVFLGVVNIFFYLDRRRVVLALTAAFVALNGVLTWITLQLGPAWYGYGFAVSLLLVVMASLVILDRKLDRLEYETFMLQ, from the coding sequence ATGGCCGGCATTGGTTTTGAGCTGCGCAAGATGCTCAAGCGCGACAGCCTGCTCGGGCTGCTGCGCGCCTATACCTACGCCGGCATCATCAGCTCGGGGCCGTGGATTCTCTCCATCGTCGGGATTCTGCTGATCGGTATCCTGAGCCTGCCGTTCGTGGTTCCCGGCTCGCTCATCACGCAGTTCCAGGTGTCGGTCACCTACCTGATTGCGGTCAGCCTGATCCTCACGGGGCCGCTGCAGTTGGCGTTCACGCGCTTTACGTCCGACCGCCTGTTCGAGAAGCGCGAAGACCTGATCCTGCCCAACTACCACGCCGTGTCGCTCGTGATGACGCTGGTGGCGGGCGGATTGGGTCTGCTTGTCATCCTCTTTGCGTTCCCGCAGCAGTCGGCCATCTACCGGTTGCTGATGCTGGCCGGTTTCGTGGTCATGGCCAATATCTGGATCGCCGTGATCTTCCTGTCGGGCATGAAGCAGTACAAGGCGATCGTGTGGATCTTCCTGATCGGCTACACGCTCACCGTGCTGTTGGCGCTGCTGTTCAACCGGCTGGGGCTGGAAGGGCTGCTGGCGGGGTTCGTGACGGGGCAGCTTTGCCTGCTGATCGGCATGGCGGCGCTTATCTACCGCAACTTCAGCGGGCGGCGTTTCCTGTCGTTCGAGGTGTTCGACCGGCGGTTCGCGTATCCGTCGCTCATGCTGATCGGGCTGCTGTACAACCTCGGCATCTGGCTCGATAAGTTCATGTTCTGGTATGCGCCGGGCACGGGCCAGCAGGTGATCGGCCCGCTGAACGCGTCGGTCATCTACGACATTCCGGTGTTTCTTGCATACCTCGGCATCATTCCCGGCATGGCCGTGTTCCTGGTGCGCATCGAGACGGATTTCGTCGAGTACTACGACGCGTTCTACGATGCCGTGCGCGGCGGCGCATCGCTTGAGCACATCGAAGACATGCGCAACACGATGGTGCAGACCATTCGCGCGGGCCTGTACGAGATCGTGAAGATCCAGGCCATGGCCGCGCTGGTGCTGTTTGCCGTGGGCGCCTCGGTGCTGCGCGCGCTGCAGATTTCCGAGCTGTACCTGCCGCTGCTGTACGTCGACACCATTGCCGCGAGCTTGCAGGTGGTGTTCCTGGGCGTGGTGAACATCTTCTTCTACCTCGACCGGCGCCGCGTGGTGCTGGCACTGACGGCGGCGTTTGTGGCCCTCAACGGCGTGCTGACCTGGATTACGTTGCAGCTCGGCCCGGCCTGGTATGGATACGGATTTGCCGTGTCGCTGCTGCTGGTGGTGATGGCCAGCCTGGTGATCCTCGATCGGAAGCTGGATCGGCTGGAGTACGAGACATTCATGTTGCAGTAA
- a CDS encoding tetratricopeptide repeat protein, translating to MKALQSGNLLDDAMTEAQRRVGPLIDDTETLRFLTRLAMACNRPDLADQYARRLLRLSRYQAQERVALASGVGRHDWAFAGRPEPLPSPADLVFMDGPEGLARRQRHAARIRPVADKQDKAGDAASSPQPSGAQAIAHGIAPFNAEDYDLAFQVFMGSGNLNDAMRVAEAAVRQRPDLKIWTERAAQVAEWNRQPMAALNYWLAYAQSTGDDAAWHHVLRLAPALNEDHAYLAALRHQASRNPGDMKLLDQVIAAYERLGEPVQGLAYLNSIAHGPHRQVVLERYANLAERAGKDDQAYDTYARLQKEFGPNPQYALKLANILYVRGQFAQALSAMEVASKVASPTDDLYWRTFAQLARLNQRDDLSRAAYRQLLIGGRAEPDDLTTMIDFYDASPIDAGRLAELAFRKAGTMVHLQQAIYYYTRARAFRRIEGLLASLTPEQRRAAEQSAGVLGARAEYFRQSGQWDAAMRDLRRAVSLPDAGSDVKAAFLWGLLDSGQNAELKRALALWRNEAENDSAYWGAYAAAGLQLFDANLALRFLGRQSKSMQTDPLWLLAYADAREMAGQADAAWALRREAWWLLWRAEDSTGSGKTKLPTGRRAGTRVAVGDADAAPLEEDARAELRARRVSLAQTFGYGDLSQRLLIELLRDDRRATKLAREGGRSAIDKSELGDIDTLPPEPPQLPTDKRKNARVSDQLVSAVAKEAALGWALSQEANDLARAWLLQQYTRRMTRPAYAEISIALAERDLQTLNRLLDDTPDRIPLYNRIDANVMTDRLGEAQRLSFEGLSTAPDDEQLHERVQETLLTNAQALEPRETWFKQAPLTYFETSAAAGIRLTDHYSMLVRATQRNQRSTDDTQLTGVPAQDRQVDWISQYQTQNTQWKGTVGWRQGLASLYAFRLDGLLGQVGPVGTELSIGRNQPANETPQLRVGGVKDLFSIGNNWRVTQNEYVRARVEGNRFYGQDRSFLGSGMVFDGEIGHRFRVEYPDYTIRVVGTVARYNATGTVSPLMARLLPSGAAPDVDQIMPRSFNQFGMLFGFGTDYRDRYTRAWRPFMDAGMLHDNREGWGVQAQLGVAGSVFGNDHLALYIEHQSITRAGTSPLTEIGLRYRWLY from the coding sequence TTGAAGGCATTGCAGTCCGGCAACCTGCTTGACGATGCCATGACGGAAGCGCAGCGCCGCGTTGGCCCGCTGATCGACGATACCGAAACGCTGCGCTTTCTCACGCGCCTGGCGATGGCATGCAATCGGCCGGATCTGGCAGACCAATACGCGCGCCGCCTGCTGCGGCTGTCCAGGTATCAGGCGCAGGAGCGTGTTGCCTTGGCCTCCGGCGTCGGCCGTCATGACTGGGCATTCGCCGGCCGGCCTGAGCCGTTGCCAAGTCCGGCAGACCTGGTGTTCATGGACGGCCCGGAAGGTCTGGCGCGTCGCCAGCGCCACGCTGCTCGCATTCGCCCGGTGGCGGATAAACAGGACAAGGCTGGCGATGCTGCTTCGTCTCCGCAGCCATCTGGCGCACAGGCGATCGCACATGGGATTGCGCCATTCAATGCGGAAGATTACGACCTCGCATTCCAGGTTTTCATGGGCAGCGGCAATCTGAACGACGCCATGCGCGTGGCCGAGGCCGCTGTGCGTCAACGCCCCGATCTGAAAATCTGGACCGAACGTGCCGCGCAAGTGGCTGAGTGGAACCGGCAACCGATGGCGGCGCTGAACTACTGGCTGGCGTATGCGCAGTCCACTGGGGATGATGCCGCCTGGCACCACGTGCTCCGCCTGGCGCCCGCGCTCAATGAAGACCACGCCTATCTGGCAGCGCTGCGCCACCAGGCAAGCCGCAACCCGGGCGACATGAAGCTGCTCGACCAGGTTATCGCGGCATACGAGCGCCTGGGCGAACCCGTGCAAGGGCTGGCGTATCTGAACAGCATCGCGCACGGGCCGCATCGGCAAGTGGTGCTGGAGCGCTATGCCAATCTGGCCGAGCGCGCCGGCAAAGATGATCAGGCCTACGACACCTACGCCCGTCTGCAGAAGGAGTTCGGCCCCAACCCGCAGTACGCGCTCAAGCTGGCGAACATCCTGTACGTGCGCGGGCAGTTCGCGCAGGCGCTCTCTGCCATGGAGGTCGCCAGCAAGGTGGCGTCGCCCACCGACGACCTTTACTGGCGGACCTTCGCCCAGCTCGCGCGCCTGAACCAGCGTGACGATCTGTCGCGTGCGGCGTATCGACAGTTGCTGATCGGCGGCAGGGCTGAGCCAGACGATCTGACAACGATGATCGACTTCTACGACGCCAGCCCCATCGACGCGGGTCGCCTGGCTGAACTCGCCTTCCGGAAGGCGGGCACGATGGTCCACCTGCAGCAGGCCATCTACTACTACACGCGTGCGCGTGCCTTCCGCCGCATCGAGGGGCTGCTGGCCTCGCTCACGCCAGAGCAGCGCAGAGCGGCCGAACAATCTGCCGGCGTGCTGGGCGCCCGCGCCGAATATTTCCGTCAGAGCGGTCAGTGGGATGCCGCCATGCGCGATCTGCGGCGCGCGGTGTCGCTGCCTGATGCGGGTAGCGATGTGAAGGCCGCCTTCCTGTGGGGTCTGCTGGATTCCGGCCAGAACGCCGAACTCAAGCGCGCATTGGCGCTTTGGCGTAACGAGGCCGAAAACGATTCCGCATATTGGGGAGCCTACGCTGCCGCCGGCCTGCAGCTGTTCGACGCCAACCTGGCGCTGCGCTTCCTGGGCCGCCAGAGCAAGTCGATGCAGACCGATCCGCTCTGGCTGCTGGCCTATGCCGACGCTCGCGAAATGGCCGGTCAGGCCGATGCTGCCTGGGCGCTGCGCCGCGAGGCGTGGTGGCTGCTGTGGCGTGCGGAAGATTCGACAGGTAGCGGCAAGACCAAGCTGCCAACGGGCCGCCGCGCAGGCACACGCGTCGCGGTGGGCGATGCCGATGCGGCACCGCTGGAAGAAGATGCCCGTGCGGAATTGCGTGCCCGGCGCGTCTCACTGGCTCAAACCTTTGGCTATGGCGACCTGTCGCAGCGCCTGCTGATCGAATTGCTGCGCGATGATCGCCGCGCGACGAAGCTGGCCCGCGAAGGTGGCCGCTCGGCGATCGATAAGTCCGAGTTGGGCGATATCGATACGTTGCCGCCCGAGCCGCCGCAGCTTCCCACCGACAAGCGCAAGAACGCCCGCGTGAGCGACCAGCTTGTCTCTGCCGTGGCCAAGGAAGCGGCGCTGGGTTGGGCGCTGTCGCAGGAGGCGAACGATCTGGCGCGCGCGTGGCTGCTGCAACAGTACACGCGTCGCATGACGCGCCCGGCCTATGCCGAGATTTCCATCGCCCTGGCCGAGCGCGATCTGCAGACGCTCAACCGCTTGCTGGACGACACGCCTGACCGTATTCCGCTCTACAACCGCATCGATGCGAATGTGATGACGGACCGCCTCGGCGAGGCGCAGCGGTTGTCGTTTGAAGGACTGAGCACCGCCCCCGATGACGAGCAGCTGCACGAACGTGTGCAGGAGACGCTGTTGACCAATGCACAGGCGTTGGAGCCACGCGAGACGTGGTTCAAGCAGGCGCCCCTCACGTACTTCGAGACCAGCGCCGCCGCCGGCATCCGCCTGACCGATCACTACAGCATGCTTGTGCGCGCCACCCAACGGAACCAGCGCTCGACCGACGACACGCAGTTGACCGGCGTGCCTGCGCAGGACCGGCAGGTGGATTGGATCTCGCAGTACCAGACGCAGAACACGCAGTGGAAGGGCACGGTGGGTTGGCGCCAGGGGCTGGCCTCGCTCTACGCGTTCCGGCTGGATGGGCTGCTTGGGCAGGTTGGGCCAGTGGGCACGGAACTGTCGATCGGTCGCAACCAGCCGGCCAATGAAACGCCGCAACTGCGTGTGGGCGGCGTGAAGGATCTTTTTTCGATCGGCAACAATTGGCGGGTGACGCAGAACGAATACGTGCGCGCGCGCGTGGAAGGCAACCGTTTCTACGGACAGGATCGTTCGTTCCTCGGCAGCGGCATGGTGTTCGATGGCGAAATCGGCCACCGCTTCCGGGTGGAGTATCCGGACTACACGATCCGCGTGGTGGGTACTGTCGCGCGCTACAACGCGACGGGCACGGTCAGCCCGTTGATGGCGCGCCTCCTTCCTTCGGGCGCTGCCCCCGACGTCGACCAGATCATGCCGCGTTCGTTCAACCAGTTTGGCATGCTGTTTGGCTTCGGCACGGATTATCGGGACCGCTATACGCGCGCCTGGCGGCCCTTCATGGATGCAGGCATGCTGCATGACAACCGCGAAGGGTGGGGGGTGCAGGCCCAGCTTGGCGTGGCCGGCAGCGTATTCGGCAACGACCACCTGGCGCTGTACATCGAACACCAGTCGATTACGCGCGCGGGTACATCGCCGCTGACGGAGATCGGCCTGCGCTACCGCTGGCTTTACTGA
- the pelF gene encoding GT4 family glycosyltransferase PelF, with protein sequence MSNDQFPRAQSADVALLLEGTFPYVSGGVSSWVNQMIRAFPDIRFAIVFIGSRREDYGKPVYAIPDNVVHLECHYLYDFPPPPLVQASGGDAAAFERSRKLHDALRNPANKAETAELIRASIADLRDDGPLAEEQFLYSHRAWDMMTDYYRRYCTDPSFTDYFWTVRIMHKPLWQLVRIAENLIPVKVFHTISTGYAGFLGALLRYRRGRPLLVSEHGIYTKERKIDLFQSQWIRDNRSIFEKDIAQISYFRDLWVRFFETMGRVCYDAAEDIVALYEGNRQRQVIDGAPAEKTRSIPNGINLPRLAALREKRQASVPRVMCLIGRVVPIKDVKTFIRAMLTITREMPDAEGWIAGPEDEDPEYAQECHSLAESLGLGDRIKFLGFQKIDDILPKVGVLVLSSISEALPLVVLEGFAAGVPSVTTDVGSCRQLLFGLEGEDAALGAAGAVVRIADPAALAAEVLTLLRDETRWHAAQAAGIARVERYYTQEMMVGSYRELYTRLQTLPDLSTEHGANAASAAAAACPHLAQQNKPHEGAR encoded by the coding sequence ATGAGCAACGACCAATTTCCGCGCGCCCAGTCCGCCGACGTTGCGCTGCTGCTTGAAGGGACCTTTCCCTATGTGAGCGGCGGGGTGTCGAGCTGGGTCAACCAGATGATCCGGGCGTTTCCGGACATCCGCTTTGCCATCGTCTTCATCGGCAGCCGCCGTGAAGACTACGGCAAGCCCGTCTACGCCATTCCCGACAACGTGGTGCACCTGGAGTGCCACTACCTGTACGACTTTCCGCCGCCGCCGCTGGTGCAGGCCAGTGGTGGCGATGCCGCCGCGTTCGAGCGCTCGCGCAAGCTGCACGACGCGTTGCGCAATCCGGCAAACAAGGCAGAGACGGCCGAGTTGATCCGCGCGTCGATTGCCGACCTGCGCGACGATGGTCCGCTGGCCGAGGAGCAGTTCCTCTACAGCCACCGCGCGTGGGACATGATGACGGACTACTACCGGCGTTACTGCACCGACCCGTCGTTTACCGATTACTTCTGGACCGTGCGCATCATGCACAAGCCGTTGTGGCAGCTTGTGCGCATTGCGGAAAACCTCATCCCGGTGAAGGTGTTCCACACCATTTCGACCGGCTATGCGGGGTTCCTGGGCGCGCTGCTGCGCTACAGGCGCGGGCGGCCGCTGCTGGTATCGGAACACGGCATCTACACCAAGGAACGCAAGATCGACCTGTTCCAGAGCCAGTGGATCCGTGACAACCGCAGCATCTTCGAGAAGGACATCGCGCAGATCAGCTACTTCCGTGACCTGTGGGTGCGCTTTTTCGAGACCATGGGCCGTGTCTGCTACGACGCGGCCGAAGACATCGTCGCGCTGTACGAAGGCAACCGGCAGCGGCAGGTCATTGACGGCGCGCCGGCCGAGAAGACGCGCAGCATTCCCAACGGCATCAACCTGCCGCGTCTGGCTGCGCTGCGCGAGAAGCGGCAGGCCAGCGTGCCGCGCGTGATGTGCCTGATCGGCCGGGTGGTACCCATCAAGGACGTGAAGACCTTCATCCGCGCGATGCTCACCATCACGCGCGAGATGCCCGATGCGGAAGGCTGGATTGCCGGCCCGGAAGACGAAGATCCGGAATACGCGCAGGAATGCCACAGCCTGGCGGAGAGCCTCGGGCTGGGCGACCGCATCAAGTTCCTGGGCTTCCAGAAGATCGACGACATCCTGCCGAAGGTGGGCGTACTGGTGCTGAGTTCCATCAGCGAGGCGCTGCCGCTGGTGGTGCTGGAAGGGTTTGCCGCTGGCGTGCCGTCTGTCACGACGGATGTGGGTTCGTGCCGGCAGCTCCTGTTCGGCCTGGAGGGCGAAGACGCGGCATTGGGCGCGGCCGGTGCCGTGGTGCGCATTGCCGACCCGGCCGCCCTGGCCGCCGAAGTGCTGACGCTGCTGCGTGATGAAACGCGCTGGCATGCAGCACAGGCAGCCGGCATCGCGCGCGTCGAGCGCTACTACACGCAAGAGATGATGGTCGGCAGCTACCGCGAGCTTTATACGCGCCTGCAGACGTTGCCCGATCTGAGTACCGAGCACGGTGCCAATGCTGCCTCTGCCGCTGCGGCAGCCTGCCCGCACCTCGCCCAGCAGAACAAGCCACATGAGGGAGCCCGCTGA
- a CDS encoding tetratricopeptide repeat protein produces MFKLTLGGISAQIAAVVMALHAGNSLALLLSCLMLQGTAAALIGLAAWRLLPRRYRVPFVWTYGYLTALCFFVPVAGCLLVLGSLLLGKLFPKPEDDKDIAEVGLPVFVAHLISRVTHGGGARLRAQLSNERAPVQSRMTALVAMQSMPTRTASPVLRDLLADPVDDIRLLAYGMLDNAEKVLTQKILAELPRLEEATTPEARYDINKRLADLYWELIYQNLVQGDVYRYTAEQVERYASAALDIQPDNAALWYMRGRLALSRREPDVAESHLRRAESLGFPRDRLLPPLAEACYLRRDYAGARAALAQFSSRSPLPLLRPLLRYWTS; encoded by the coding sequence ATGTTTAAGCTCACGCTCGGCGGCATCTCGGCCCAGATTGCGGCAGTGGTGATGGCACTGCACGCCGGCAACAGCCTGGCGCTCCTGCTGTCATGCCTGATGTTGCAGGGCACCGCCGCGGCGCTGATCGGCCTGGCTGCGTGGCGCTTGCTGCCGCGCCGTTATCGCGTGCCCTTTGTATGGACGTATGGCTACCTGACGGCGCTGTGCTTTTTCGTGCCGGTGGCGGGGTGCCTGCTGGTGCTCGGCAGCTTGCTGCTGGGTAAGCTCTTTCCCAAGCCCGAAGACGACAAGGACATCGCCGAGGTTGGCCTGCCGGTGTTCGTGGCGCACTTGATCTCACGCGTGACGCACGGCGGCGGGGCGCGGCTGCGCGCGCAGCTCAGCAATGAGCGCGCCCCGGTGCAGAGCCGCATGACCGCGCTGGTGGCGATGCAGTCCATGCCCACGCGCACGGCCAGCCCCGTGCTGCGCGACCTGCTGGCTGATCCGGTGGACGACATCCGCCTGCTGGCCTACGGCATGCTCGACAACGCCGAAAAGGTGCTCACGCAAAAGATCCTGGCCGAGCTGCCGCGCCTGGAAGAAGCCACCACGCCCGAGGCCCGCTACGACATCAACAAGCGCCTGGCCGACCTGTACTGGGAACTGATCTACCAGAACCTGGTGCAGGGCGACGTGTACCGCTACACCGCCGAACAGGTCGAACGCTATGCCAGCGCGGCGCTCGACATCCAGCCCGACAACGCCGCCCTGTGGTACATGCGCGGCCGGCTTGCCCTGTCGCGCCGCGAGCCCGATGTGGCCGAATCTCACCTGCGCCGCGCTGAATCCCTCGGCTTCCCGCGTGACCGCCTGCTGCCGCCGCTGGCCGAAGCCTGCTACCTGCGCCGCGACTATGCCGGCGCCCGTGCGGCGCTGGCGCAGTTCTCCAGCCGGTCTCCGCTGCCGTTGCTGCGGCCGCTGTTGCGCTACTGGACATCATGA